One stretch of Zootoca vivipara chromosome 8, rZooViv1.1, whole genome shotgun sequence DNA includes these proteins:
- the KDSR gene encoding 3-ketodihydrosphingosine reductase — MSGAVLLAAAAGVAVVLAFLLLLYIVLPFSSPKTLPLSGAHVVVTGGSSGIGKSVAIECFKQGAFITLIARNECRLLEAKKEIEKFSVNDKQVVHSIPLDVSKDAANVERALKQAQEKLGPVDMLVNCAGTSINGKFEDIDISKFEQLMAINYLGSVYPTRAVVTTMKERRRGRIVFVSSQAGQVGLFGYSAYSSTKFALRGLAEALQMEVKPYNIYITVAYPPDTDTPGYAEESQTKILETKLISETSPVCKSDHVARILVKDAIQGKFASSVGTDGYMLTILTGGMSPISSLAEALQALIFLGLFRLLGLYYIAGFDSIVRRCMAKKEKSEKTD; from the exons ATGTCCGGGGCGGTTCTGCTGGCGGCGGCCGCCGGGGTCGCCGTCGTCCtggccttcctgctgctgctctacaTAGTGCTGCCGTTTAGCAGCCCGAAGACCTTGCCGCTGTCCGGCGCCCATGTCGTG GTAACCGGTGGTTCCAGTGGCATTGGGAAAAGCGTTGCCATCGAATGCTTTAAGCAAGGGGCTTTTATAACACTTATTGCAAGAAATGAG TGCCGGCTAttggaagcaaagaaagaaattgaGAAGTTCTCAGTTAATGATAAGCAG GTTGTGCATTCTATCCCTCTTGATGTTTCCAAAGATGCTGCAAATGTGGAAAGGGCCCTAAAACAG GCTCAAGAGAAGTTGGGTCCAGTTGACATGCTTGTAAATTGTGCTGGAACATCAATTAATGGAAAGTTTGAAGATATTGACATCAGTAAATTTGAA CAATTGATGGCTATCAACTATCTGGGTAGTGTCTACCCAACTCGGGCAGTAGTTACCACTATGAAGGAACGGAGGAGGGGAAGGATTGTGTTTGTGTCATCCCAGGCTGGACAAGTTGGATTGTTTGGTTATTCTGCTTATTCTTCAACAAAGTTTGCTCTTCGAGGACTAGCTGAAGCTTTGCAAATGGAG GTAAAGCCCTATAATATCTACATAACAGTTGCCTATCCTCCAGATACAGACACACCTGGCTATGCAGAGGAAAGTCAGACAAAG ATTTTAGAGACCAAGCTTATTTCAGAAACATCACCGGTCTGCAAATCTGATCATGTGGCCAGAATACTTGTTAAAGATGCCATT caaggAAAATTTGCCAGTTCTGTTGGCACAGATGGTTACATGTTAACAATATTGACTGGTGGAATGTCGCCTATCTCTTCTCTTGCTGAAGCCCTACAGGCG CTTATTTTCCTGGGCCTTTTCCGCTTGCTTGGCCTGTATTATATAGCAGGTTTTGACAGCATAGTTCGTCGTTgcatggcaaaaaaagagaaatctgAAAAGACGGACTGA